The DNA segment TCCCTCCTCTTCCATTGGTGTTGGATAATTTTTTGATTTAAAATCCCAAAATTGTTCCATTTTCTACTCTCCTTTTAATAAATTTATAATTTTTTCATCATCTAATGAAACATCTAAAAAGAGTCTATAAAACTCTTTAACTCTACTATTTATATTGAAACTATAAATATCTTTATAAACAAGATTCCCAAGCCACTGTGCCCCAAGTATTTTCATAAATGAAGGTGGTCTGTCAAACCAACTAAAAGGTGAACTAGGTATTAGATATACCTCTTTGTTTTTTACAGCTTTGATATCTTTAAATTTTTCATTTTTATAAATATTGTTATAAAAATTTTGCTCTTGTGTTATGATTACATCTGGATTATAAAGTAGCAGTTGTTCTAAAGAGATTCTATCTCTTCCAAAGCCCATTTTATTACTACACTTGTGAGGGTTCTCTGCACCAATGTATTCAATTAAATCTGCATGAATAGATTTATCACACTCTGTTAATAACCCATCTGTTCCTTCTGCATAATAGACACTCTTTCTCATTTTTATTTTTTTTTGCAAATTTTCAAT comes from the Halarcobacter ebronensis genome and includes:
- a CDS encoding ABC transporter substrate-binding protein; this encodes MKKLVLFLLVLDFLYSKDNLTIFGASPPATYFLYSINPKLIAGTNYAFRDKELLYLKEEMRSLPIIGGWYGQGKTPNFETLIKVNPDLVVTWNYNNGFKQVNEKINSLGFKTFEVNLSSLKDYVKVYDEIGKALFMEERTKLLSEYTKTKLEEIENLQKKIKMRKSVYYAEGTDGLLTECDKSIHADLIEYIGAENPHKCSNKMGFGRDRISLEQLLLYNPDVIITQEQNFYNNIYKNEKFKDIKAVKNKEVYLIPSSPFSWFDRPPSFMKILGAQWLGNLVYKDIYSFNINSRVKEFYRLFLDVSLDDEKIINLLKGE